A genomic region of Streptosporangium lutulentum contains the following coding sequences:
- a CDS encoding HNH endonuclease, which produces MRQVLLLNATYEPLTTLSLHRAVVLVLREKADVVHRDGRGAVFRSASRTLDVPSVIRLRRYVRIPYRSRIPLTRTALMRRDDYRCAYCGQRAETIDHVIPRSRGGTHTWENCVASCTSCNHRKADRMLEELGWTLSVAPVVPRGVHWRLIGAHIVGDPQWAPYLAESAA; this is translated from the coding sequence ATGCGCCAGGTCCTGCTCTTGAACGCCACCTACGAACCCCTCACCACCCTCTCCCTGCACCGCGCCGTCGTGCTTGTGCTCAGGGAGAAGGCAGACGTCGTGCATCGCGACGGGCGAGGCGCCGTGTTCCGTTCGGCGAGCCGCACGCTCGATGTCCCTTCGGTGATCAGGCTTCGAAGATACGTCCGCATCCCCTACCGGTCGCGGATCCCACTGACCCGGACCGCGTTGATGCGCCGGGACGACTACCGATGCGCCTACTGCGGCCAGCGGGCCGAGACCATCGACCACGTGATCCCCCGCTCGCGAGGCGGCACCCACACGTGGGAGAACTGCGTGGCCTCGTGCACGTCGTGCAACCACCGCAAGGCCGACCGAATGCTGGAGGAACTGGGGTGGACGTTGAGCGTCGCCCCGGTGGTGCCACGCGGCGTCCACTGGCGGTTGATCGGCGCGCACATCGTCGGTGACCCCCAGTGGGCGCCCTACCTCGCGGAGAGCGCGGCCTGA
- a CDS encoding GNAT family N-acetyltransferase, which yields MTWTFTSKVEVYAGAAEPWLLRDPVRNTVPLTVLRGMRGGIWGDDLLMGWLERGGETVAAVCQTAPHLLLLADVPLDTVRGLATQLIEAERVIPGVSGPLPQAEAFAAAWWRPVAERRPERLYRLDSPLPPSSLSGGASRTATKDDLELLVTWSEEFQAEAGSVAPAVLTPLVAGRIGRRELVLWEVDGRPVAFAGVSSPIGGMSRVGPVYTPPEHRGQGYGAAVSHAVTAKALAEGAGEVLLFTDLANSTSNSIYQAIGYRPVADYASITFR from the coding sequence ATGACATGGACCTTCACCTCCAAGGTCGAGGTGTACGCCGGGGCGGCGGAGCCGTGGCTGCTCCGCGATCCCGTTCGCAACACCGTCCCGCTCACGGTCCTGCGTGGAATGCGCGGCGGTATCTGGGGTGACGACCTCCTGATGGGCTGGCTGGAGCGCGGAGGGGAGACCGTCGCGGCGGTCTGTCAGACGGCGCCTCACCTCCTGCTGCTCGCCGACGTTCCCCTCGACACCGTGCGGGGCCTCGCCACCCAGCTGATCGAGGCCGAGAGGGTGATCCCCGGGGTCTCCGGGCCGCTCCCGCAGGCCGAGGCGTTCGCCGCCGCCTGGTGGCGGCCCGTGGCCGAGCGCCGTCCCGAGCGCCTCTACCGGCTCGACTCGCCTCTTCCGCCGTCCTCCCTCTCCGGCGGCGCCTCCCGCACGGCCACCAAGGACGATCTTGAGCTTCTGGTGACATGGAGCGAGGAGTTCCAGGCCGAGGCGGGCAGCGTCGCTCCCGCCGTCCTGACCCCGCTGGTCGCCGGCCGGATCGGCCGGCGAGAGCTGGTCCTGTGGGAGGTGGACGGGCGGCCCGTCGCGTTCGCCGGGGTCTCCTCGCCGATCGGGGGCATGTCCAGGGTCGGCCCGGTCTACACGCCCCCGGAGCATCGCGGGCAGGGGTACGGCGCGGCGGTCTCCCACGCCGTGACCGCCAAGGCGCTGGCCGAGGGCGCCGGCGAGGTGCTGCTCTTCACCGACCTGGCCAATTCCACGTCCAATTCGATCTACCAGGCGATCGGATACCGGCCGGTGGCCGACTACGCCTCCATCACCTTTCGCTGA
- a CDS encoding FmdB family zinc ribbon protein gives MPRYDFRCRACGSTFELSRPMARSGDPAICPDGHDDTVKLLSTVAVTGGAGGSSAPAARPASGGGGCCGGGCCG, from the coding sequence ATGCCGCGATATGACTTCCGTTGCCGTGCCTGCGGGTCCACCTTCGAGCTCTCCCGCCCGATGGCCCGATCCGGTGACCCCGCGATCTGCCCGGACGGCCATGACGACACCGTCAAGCTCCTGTCGACGGTCGCCGTGACCGGAGGGGCGGGCGGATCGAGCGCTCCGGCGGCCCGCCCGGCGAGCGGCGGCGGCGGATGCTGCGGCGGAGGGTGCTGCGGCTAG